A DNA window from Eriocheir sinensis breed Jianghai 21 chromosome 22, ASM2467909v1, whole genome shotgun sequence contains the following coding sequences:
- the LOC127002101 gene encoding uncharacterized protein LOC127002101 isoform X2, whose product MTPNTPASLLPILLLLRPSAMPAPGAILNLAAAQNCTADVTIYKADGWKVINKAQEEKDGRKYVTVYVQPEEGFEGVRVKVKVGTGNYEPWVLLEKTCFPDETAKWWWMVRVMVMVMNKNNLIIQLKTGECFAKCVKEVDINNTPEFHIMPHGTSKWRLNKPNDTSCPTREISQRKQPNFNCTDDPPQTSRPHSRPYNTTHNPDTPPAGNPDSVNSPSSPGDTENATPPKATSRDEVVIVAVVVGVVVVVLVVVGVGVGVAVKWNRRRRYSTGGVMMQPSRDTPTSSKEVVVVENSLYEPFENFQRPQPSHE is encoded by the exons ATGACCCCCAACACACCCGCCTCGCTCCTGCCGATACTCCTGCTGCTTCGGCCGTCAGCGATGCCTGCCCCCGGAGCTATCCTGAACCTCGCCGCGGCTCAGAACTGCACCGCCGACGTTACCATCTATAAGGCTGACGGTTGGAAGGTTATTAACAAAgcgcaagaagaaaaagatggcaGAAAGTATGTCACTGTATACGTGCAACCCGAGGAAGGCTTCGAAGGTGTCAGGGTTAAGGTGAAGGTTGGCACGGGTAATTACGAGCCTTGGGTCTTACTGGAAAAAACTTGCTTCCCTGATGAAACAGCGAAATGGTGGtggatggtgagggtgatggtgatggtgatgaacaaAAACAATCTAATTATACAATTGAAGACTGGAGAATGCTTTGCTAAGTGTGTTAAAGAAGTCGATATCAATAATACCCCAGAATTTCACATTATGCCCCACGGTACCTCGAAGTGGAGACTCAACAAACCAAATGATACGAGCTGCCCCACCAGGGAGATATCGCAGCGGAAGCAACCGAACTTCAACTGCACCGACGATCCTCCCCAAACTTCACGGCCCCATTCCCGCCCCTATAACACCACACACAACCCTGACACCCCCCCTGCAGGCAACCCTGATTCTGTtaactccccatcctctcctggTGACACAGAGAACGCAACGCCCCCCAAGGCAACATCTCGGGACGAGGTGGTGatagttgcagtggtggtgggggtggtggtggtggtgctggttgtggtgggggtgggggtgggggtggcggtgAAGTGGAATCGTCGGCGAAGATACTCTACAggag GTGTTATGATGCAGCCGTCCCGAGACACCCCGACAAGCagcaaggaggtggtggtggtcgagaacagtctgtacgaaccctttGAGAACTTCCAACGCCCCCAGCCCAGCCacgagtga
- the LOC127002101 gene encoding uncharacterized protein LOC127002101 isoform X1, whose product MTPNTPASLLPILLLLRPSAMPAPGAILNLAAAQNCTADVTIYKADGWKVINKAQEEKDGRKYVTVYVQPEEGFEGVRVKVKVGTGNYEPWVLLEKTCFPDETAKWWWMVRVMVMVMNKNNLIIQLKTGECFAKCVKEVDINNTPEFHIMPHGTSKWRLNKPNDTSCPTREISQRKQPNFNCTDDPPQTSRPHSRPYNTTHNPDTPPAGNPDSVNSPSSPGDTENATPPKATSRDEVVIVAVVVGVVVVVLVVVGVGVGVAVKWNRRRRYSTGAGVMMQPSRDTPTSSKEVVVVENSLYEPFENFQRPQPSHE is encoded by the exons ATGACCCCCAACACACCCGCCTCGCTCCTGCCGATACTCCTGCTGCTTCGGCCGTCAGCGATGCCTGCCCCCGGAGCTATCCTGAACCTCGCCGCGGCTCAGAACTGCACCGCCGACGTTACCATCTATAAGGCTGACGGTTGGAAGGTTATTAACAAAgcgcaagaagaaaaagatggcaGAAAGTATGTCACTGTATACGTGCAACCCGAGGAAGGCTTCGAAGGTGTCAGGGTTAAGGTGAAGGTTGGCACGGGTAATTACGAGCCTTGGGTCTTACTGGAAAAAACTTGCTTCCCTGATGAAACAGCGAAATGGTGGtggatggtgagggtgatggtgatggtgatgaacaaAAACAATCTAATTATACAATTGAAGACTGGAGAATGCTTTGCTAAGTGTGTTAAAGAAGTCGATATCAATAATACCCCAGAATTTCACATTATGCCCCACGGTACCTCGAAGTGGAGACTCAACAAACCAAATGATACGAGCTGCCCCACCAGGGAGATATCGCAGCGGAAGCAACCGAACTTCAACTGCACCGACGATCCTCCCCAAACTTCACGGCCCCATTCCCGCCCCTATAACACCACACACAACCCTGACACCCCCCCTGCAGGCAACCCTGATTCTGTtaactccccatcctctcctggTGACACAGAGAACGCAACGCCCCCCAAGGCAACATCTCGGGACGAGGTGGTGatagttgcagtggtggtgggggtggtggtggtggtgctggttgtggtgggggtgggggtgggggtggcggtgAAGTGGAATCGTCGGCGAAGATACTCTACAggag CAGGTGTTATGATGCAGCCGTCCCGAGACACCCCGACAAGCagcaaggaggtggtggtggtcgagaacagtctgtacgaaccctttGAGAACTTCCAACGCCCCCAGCCCAGCCacgagtga
- the LOC127002099 gene encoding mucin-2-like — protein sequence MAHLFPLGWLLLLLIVASESQTAAIAVKPGTGNLSILEGLDIALSRLASSLDRLRAFLATLSSSSSSSSSSTTSSSSSSPSSFPSSSSSTSSSSPSSFLSSSTLSSSSPSSVSSSSSSSSPSPFPSFSSSSISSTSSSSSSSSPASFSSSPFTTLSSSSSSSSSSSSSSSPSSSSFSSSSPQSSSSTSSSPSTSSILPLSSSSTSFFPSTFSSSSSSSLPSSTSSSSSSPFTSSSSSTFPSSFSTSSPSSSSSPSFSSPSTSFSSTSSSSSSIFPSSFSTSSPSSSSSSSTDGFIYSTNASTTNSTTSSSSSSSSYSSAPFPLTSIPAVTTNTTTHIPSTTKSTASSTTTTTTTTTAPSVTVSSSTIPASTTRATTTTTTTSPTTTHTTTAATSPTISAITTTPTSITTTTTDATTITTTTPTETSTTTTTTTTTPDTTTTTTTTAAAITTVPTTTTATPGTTTTTTTTTIPVTPASTSTTATTTNTIPLTTPPPPPTTTTTATTATISTTDMPTTTTTADTTTTTIPTTTTTTTSTTLPSTTFSTTTTTIPLTTSTTLATTTQPTTTTTTTTTTTTTPTTAATTTPSSLPTTTTTTILSTTILPTTTTTPTTTPATTTTPTTTTTATTASTNTILINSSLSSVLLPLSATTTTYNTTPSSSPSSSSSSSLLPVSSTTVTITTTTPSPSSSSPVNTTMNTTSTTTTPFSSTTTITTSPLDATYESLTSTYTTTNTSTAPSLVITTTDTSLTNTTATTNTTTTNTIATTTTATTTTFNTTNLTTDTTSATTRVITNFPSPFITSYNASVTTNTTTTSNNTNNTPTTTSTTTTTTTTNNNTTTNSTSTNNNTTNNTTTTNTTTTTTTTTTNNNNTTTNSTSTNNNTTNNTTNTTTTTTANNNNTTTNSTSTNNNTTTTNTTTTTNNNNNNNNATTINNNANNNTTTTNTTTTTTTITNNNNTTTNNTSTTNITTSTTTPVTTIIAPTTSATTTTTTTTTAATTTIPTTTTSATTPTTTTTISPPTTSTTITTPSTTTTSTTTTATTTTPPTTTTSATTPTTTTTTTTPTTSTTTNTTPTTAVPTTTTSAITPTITTTTPTTSTTTTPTTTTTSTTFPTTATITSTTTTTTQRSKNVAANSGHTGEEGKTFGGGHEEGRSGGFGDRTARFGDHTFRRRRQAENENGDHERRRRSEESANGQAQSDNENVERIKNERDGELKNGTAWWMRLNSSLSSIRLIMLEVDVSAVKPIQVNQLMKAADTIDSLVDEGSAVLQGEGLNPQELREARERVLDLTQVVSNATLLVQAAIMNAKSWQVGVLAGVCGVLGACVVVVVVALALRRPCRTRRGTLHITPLSGRCLRRSKEPTHVYLDNESTVSTKSFVRHAWLTLRRGHHMNSVSSPLNSSLNNPLGNPLHQHPRRPMIPLTCFSPPSLSSIPLALSPLHSEDDGKE from the exons ATGGCGCACCTCTTTCCTCTTGGCTGGCTTCTGCTCCTCTTGATCGTCGCCTCGGAGTCCCAAACGGCTGCCATCGCTGTTAAACCAGGCAC CGGGAATCTCAGCATTCTTGAAGGCCTTGACATCGCCCTCAGTCGCCTTGCCAGCTCCTTAGACAGACTCAGAGCCTTCTTagccactctctcctcctcctcctcctcctcctcctcttccactacctcctcttcttcgtcctctccatcctcctttccttcttcttcctcctccacgtcttcttcttccccatcctcctttctctcttcctctactttatcttcatcttctccttcctcagtttcttcctcctcttcttcgtcctctccttcaccctttccctccttctcttcttcatctatttcctccacctcctcctcctcctcctcctcctcgccagcctcgttttcttcttcaccttttaccactttatcctcctcctcctcctcctcctcctcctcctcttcctcctcctctccttcctcttcttccttttcctcctcttctcctcaatccagttcctccacatcttcctctccttccacttcttccatcttaccgttgtcatcctcctccacttctttctttccatccactttttcttcttcttcctcttcttctcttccttcttctacctcctcttcctcctcatccccattcacttcctcctcttcttccacctttccctcctccttttccacttcctctccctcttcttcctcttccccttccttttcatccccatccacctccttctcttccacttcatcctcctcctcttccatctttccctcctccttttccacttcctctccctcttcttcctcttcctcttctacagaTGGATTCATATATTCCACAAATGCGTCCACCACtaactccaccacctcttcctcttcttcttcctcttcctattcctcagcTCCTTTTCCCTTAACTTCCATTCCCGCGGTTACTACTAATACCACGACGCACATTCCATCTACAACTAAGTCTACtgcttcatctactactactactactactactactactgcgccTTCTGTGACTGTTTCTTCCTCTACTATTCCTGCCTCAACAACaagagctactactactactactactacgtcaccaactactactcatactactactgctgctacttctcctactatttctGCTATCACTACTACACCTACttcaataacaactactactactgatgctactactattactactactactcctactgagacttcaactactactactactactactaccacgccagatactactaccactactactactactgctgctgctataacTACTGTTCCTACTACAACCACTGCTACAccaggtactactactactacaactactactactatcccggTAACTCctgcttctacttctactactgctacgactactaaCACTATTCCGCtaactacccctcctcctcctcctactactactactactgctacaactgctACTATCTCTACTACTGATATgcctactactacgactacagctgatactactactactactattcccactactactactaccactacatctACTACTTTGCCTTCCACTaccttttccaccaccaccaccactataccactAACTACATCCACTACTCTTGCTACGACTACACagccaactactactactactactactactactactactactactcctactactgctgctactactacccccTCCAgtttacctactactactactaccactattcttTCTACGACTATTctacctactactaccactactcctactactactcctgctactactactactcctactactactactactgctactactgcatcTACCAACACCATCCTCATCAATTCTTCACTATCATCAGTATTATTACctctttctgctactactactacttataatactacaccatcatcatcaccatcatcatcatcatcatcatcattattacctgtTTCTTCTACTACGgtcactatcactactaccacaccatcaccatcatcatcatcaccagtcaACACCACAATGAACACCACGTCTACTACCACAACACcattttcctccaccaccacaatcaccacctcacCACTAGACGCCACTTATGAGTCACTTACATCTACttacaccactaccaacaccagcaCTGCCCCCTCTCTCGTCATCACTACCACTGACACATCACTTACGaatactacagctactactaacaccaccactactaacaccattgctactactactactgctactactactactttcaataCCACAAACCTCACCACAGACACCACATCAGCTACCACTAGAGTCATCACCAATTTTccatcaccattcatcaccagTTACAATGCGTcggtcaccaccaacaccaccaccaccagcaacaacaccaacaacacccccaccaccaccagcactaccactaccaccaccactaccaacaacaacaccaccaccaacagcaccagcaccaacaacaacaccaccaacaacaccaccaccaccaataccaccaccaccaccaccaccaccactaccaacaacaacaataccaccaccaacagcaccagcaccaacaacaacaccaccaacaacaccaccaataccaccaccaccaccactgccaacaacaacaataccaccaccaacagcaccagcaccaacaacaacaccaccaccaccaataccaccaccaccaccaacaacaacaacaacaacaacaatgccaccaccatcaacaacaacgccaacaacaacaccaccaccaccaataccaccaccaccaccaccaccattaccaacaacaacaataccaccaccaacaacaccagcaccaccaacatcaccacgtCGACAACCACACCAGTAACCACCATCATTGCCCCTACTACTTcagctaccactactaccaccactactactactgctgctactaccaccatccctaccactaCTACCTCTGCAACCACtccaacaaccaccactaccatttctCCCCCTACTACTTCAACCACTATAactactccttctactactactacttcaacaaccactactgcaactactacaacTCCCCCTACTACCACAACCTCTGCAACCACtccaacaaccaccactaccactactacacctactacttcaaccactactaatactaccccCACTACAGCTGTccctactaccactacctctgCAATCACTCCTACAATAaccactactactcctactacctctactactactacccctactactactactacttcaacaacTTTCCCTACTACCGCCACTattacttctaccaccactaccacaacccaaCGGAGCAAGAACGTCGCTGCCAACAGTGGACATACAGGCGAAGAGGGAAAGACATTCGGTGGAGGACACGAAGAAGGACGCTCTGGTGGGTTCGGCGACCGGACGGCGAGGTTCGGCGACCACACCTTCAGAAGACGCAGACAGGCGGAGAACGAGAACGGAGaccacgaaagaagaagaagaagtgaagaaagtgCCAATGGACAAGCTCAGAGCGATAACGAGAACGTGGAAAGGATTAAGAACGAACGAGATGGGGAATTGAAGAACGGCACTGCATGGTGGATGAGACTCAACTCTTCTTTGTCATCCATACGTCTGATCATGCTTGAGGTGGATGTATCAGCCGTAAAACCCATCCAAGTCAACCAGCTGATGAAGGCTGCCGACACGATAGACTCCTTGGTGGATGAGGGCTCTGCTGTGCTTCAAGGGGAGGGTCTGAACCCACAAGAGCTGCGTGAGGCGAGGGAAAGAGTGTTGGATCTGACTCAAGTGGTTTCGAATGCTACTCTTCTTGTGCAAGCCGCCATCATGAATgctaag tcTTGGCAGGTCGGGGTGCTGGCAGGGGTGTGTGGGGTGCTGGGGgcctgcgtggtggtggtggtggtggcccttgCCCTTCGAAGACCCTGCAGGACTCGTCGAGGTACCCTGCACATCACCCCTCTgtcaggaag